One Cydia pomonella isolate Wapato2018A chromosome 14, ilCydPomo1, whole genome shotgun sequence DNA segment encodes these proteins:
- the LOC133525110 gene encoding uncharacterized protein LOC133525110 isoform X1: MDLPMGKEFVITDGSEALSKTTPTENMAPCNHEEADTRIMLHLADAVKGHSKVMLRTVDTDVVVLAISCVPKLEGLEELWVHIGTGRNHQYLACHTISSCLGNRLISTLINFMTRSIKFNTKLMVFFIVTGPERTHVLPLFHSFTGCDTTSSFNGRGKKTAFEAWKAYPNVTRGFEALYRGEYDRADPEIQKFVITMYDRSCPSETVNECRKNLFTKKDRQIDNLPPTEAALKQHTLRAVLQAVYVWGQCLIKNQNIPCPSEWGWQKEGEVWVPLWTQSPMAAQACLELIRCRCLKSCRNKCNCSKRQLKCTELCNCGGNCK, encoded by the exons ATGGACTTACCAATGGGTAAAGAATTCGTCATAACTGATGGCTCCGAAGCTCTTAGTAAAACCACTCCGACTGAGAATATGGCACCGTGCAATCACGAAGAAGCGGACACACGGATAATGCTTCATCTTGCTGACGCTGTGAAAGGGCACTCCAAGGTAATGTTAAGAACAGTCGACACAGATGTCGTCGTACTAGCAATATCTTGTGTGCCAAAGCTAGAAGGCCTAGAAGAACTATGGGTGCACATTGGAACAGGACGAAATCACCAATACCTGGCGTGTCACACTATATCTTCATGTTTAGGTAACAGACTTATTAGTACCCTAATCAATTTTATGACaagatcaatcaaatttaatactaaattaatgGTCTTCTTTATTGTTACAGGCCCTGAAAGAACACACGTTTTGCCCTTATTTCATTCTTTCACCGGATGTGACACAACCTCATCCTTTAACGGAAGAGGGAAAAAAACCGCGTTTGAAGCTTGGAAAGCATATCCGAATGTCACACGGGGGTTTGAAGCACTGTATAGGGGGGAATATGACAGAGCGGACcctgaaattcaaaaatttgttATTACCATGTATGACAG ATCATGCCCCTCTGAGACAGTAAATGAGTGTCGcaagaatttatttacaaaaaaagacaGGCAAATCGATAATTTGCCTCCTACTGAAGCTGCTCTCAAACAACATACCTTAAGGGCAGTTTTACAGGCTGTTTATGTTTGGGGGCAGTGCCTAATAAAAAACCAGAATATTCCTTGCCCATCTGAATGGGGTTGGCAGAAAGAAGGAGAAGTTTGGGTGCCACTGTGGACCCAAAGTCCTATGGCTGCTCAAGCATGCCTGGAGTTGATTAGATGTAGGTGCTTGAAATCTTGCAGAAACAAATGTAATTGCTCCAAACGCCAGCTCAAATGCACAGAACTATGTAATTGTGGaggaaattgtaaataa
- the LOC133525110 gene encoding uncharacterized protein LOC133525110 isoform X2 has product MDLPMGKEFVITDGSEALSKTTPTENMAPCNHEEADTRIMLHLADAVKGHSKVMLRTVDTDVVVLAISCVPKLEGLEELWVHIGTGRNHQYLACHTISSCLGPERTHVLPLFHSFTGCDTTSSFNGRGKKTAFEAWKAYPNVTRGFEALYRGEYDRADPEIQKFVITMYDRSCPSETVNECRKNLFTKKDRQIDNLPPTEAALKQHTLRAVLQAVYVWGQCLIKNQNIPCPSEWGWQKEGEVWVPLWTQSPMAAQACLELIRCRCLKSCRNKCNCSKRQLKCTELCNCGGNCK; this is encoded by the exons ATGGACTTACCAATGGGTAAAGAATTCGTCATAACTGATGGCTCCGAAGCTCTTAGTAAAACCACTCCGACTGAGAATATGGCACCGTGCAATCACGAAGAAGCGGACACACGGATAATGCTTCATCTTGCTGACGCTGTGAAAGGGCACTCCAAGGTAATGTTAAGAACAGTCGACACAGATGTCGTCGTACTAGCAATATCTTGTGTGCCAAAGCTAGAAGGCCTAGAAGAACTATGGGTGCACATTGGAACAGGACGAAATCACCAATACCTGGCGTGTCACACTATATCTTCATGTTTAG GCCCTGAAAGAACACACGTTTTGCCCTTATTTCATTCTTTCACCGGATGTGACACAACCTCATCCTTTAACGGAAGAGGGAAAAAAACCGCGTTTGAAGCTTGGAAAGCATATCCGAATGTCACACGGGGGTTTGAAGCACTGTATAGGGGGGAATATGACAGAGCGGACcctgaaattcaaaaatttgttATTACCATGTATGACAG ATCATGCCCCTCTGAGACAGTAAATGAGTGTCGcaagaatttatttacaaaaaaagacaGGCAAATCGATAATTTGCCTCCTACTGAAGCTGCTCTCAAACAACATACCTTAAGGGCAGTTTTACAGGCTGTTTATGTTTGGGGGCAGTGCCTAATAAAAAACCAGAATATTCCTTGCCCATCTGAATGGGGTTGGCAGAAAGAAGGAGAAGTTTGGGTGCCACTGTGGACCCAAAGTCCTATGGCTGCTCAAGCATGCCTGGAGTTGATTAGATGTAGGTGCTTGAAATCTTGCAGAAACAAATGTAATTGCTCCAAACGCCAGCTCAAATGCACAGAACTATGTAATTGTGGaggaaattgtaaataa